ACCGACACCCCGCAGCCGGGTTTTCTGCTGCCCGAGCCGCTCAAGCTCGTGGTGCGTGGCAACCGCCCGGTGTACTTCGACGAACTGCGCCTGTTGCTCGGACCGCAGCGGGTGGAAGGCGGCTGGTGGGACCGCGAAGAATCGCGGGGCCGCATGCACCTGGTGGTGCGCGACTACTGGCTGGCGTTTTCCGCGCGCGCGGGCCTGTTGTGGGTGTTCCAGACCCGTGCCACCGACGGCGCGGCACCGGCTTGGTACCTGCACGGCTTTTTCGCCTGAGGCCCCCGATGGATGCCCCCGCCACCCTGCCGGCGTACGCCGAGCTGTGCTGCCTCTCCAACTTCTCGTTCCTGCAGGGCGCGAGCCACCCCGAGGAGCTGGTGGCGCGCGCGCACGAACTCGGCTACAGCGCGCTCGCCATCACCGACGACTGCACCCTGGCCGGCGTGGTGCGCGCGCACGTGGCCGCGAAGGAGCGCGGCCTGCCGCTGCTGATCGGCAGCCGCTTCGAGGTCGACGACCCGGTGCACGGCCGCTTCGCGCTGGTGCTGCTGGCCACCTCGCGCGAGGCTTATGGCCACCTGTGCGAGTTCATCACGCGCCTGCGCCGGCGCTCGCCCAAGGGCACGTACCGGCTGGCGCCGCACGACATCGACGGCGCCGCGCTGCCCGAATGCCTGGCCATCGCCATGCCCGCACGGCATGCGCCGCAAAGCGCCTGCGACGCGATCGCGCGCTGGCTGCTGCAGCACTTCATCGGCCGCTGCTGGCTGGGCGTGGTGCAGCGCCGCGCGCTCGACGACGAGCTGCACCTGCACCGCCTGCGCGAAAGCGGCCGGTTGTGCGCCGTGCCGCTGGTGGCGGTGGGCGATGCGCGCCTGCACCGGCGCTCGCGCAAACCGCTGCACGACGTGCTCACCGCCACGCGCGTGGGCCGGCCCTTGCGCGACTGCGGCTTCGAGCTCGCCGAAAGCGCCGAGCAGCGGCTGCGTTCGCGCCTGCTGCTGTCGCAGCGCTTTCCGCCCGAGCTGCTGGCCGAGACCCTGCAGGTGGCGGCGCGTTGCCGCTTCTCGCTCGACGAGCTCAGGTACCAGTACCCCGACGAGGTGGTGCCGCCGGGCCACACGCCCGCGAGCTGGTTGCGCCAGCTGGTGCGCGAAGGCATGGCCTGGCGCTGGCCCGAGGGCGTGCCGCCGCGCTGGGAGCGGCAGATCGAGCACGAGCTCGCGCTCATCACCGAGCTGCGCTACGAGCACTACTTCCTCACGGTGCACGACGTGGTGGCCTTCGCGCGCCGCGAGAACATCCTCTGTCAGGGGCGCGGCTCGGCGGCCAACAGCGTGGTGTGCTTCTGCCTGGGCATCACCGAGGTGAACCCGGGCGAGATGTCCATGCTGTTCGAGCGCTTCATCTCGCGCGAGCGCCGCGAGCCGCCCGATATCGACGTGGACTTCGAGCACCAGCGGCGCGAGGAGGTGATCCAGTACCTCTACCGCAAATACGGCCGCGACCGCGCCGCGCTCACGGCCACCGTCATCAGCTACCGCCCGCGCAGCGCGTTGCGTGACGTGGCCAAGGCCCTGGGAGTGGACCTGGGGGTGATCCAGGCACTCAACAAGGGCGTGCGCTGGTGGGAGGGCGAGGGCATCGCGCCCGAACGGCTGATCGAGGTCGGTCTCGACCCCGCGTCGCTGCAGGTGCGCCAGCTGGTCGAGCTCGCGACCGAACTCATGGGCTTTCCGCGCCACCTGTCGCAGCACACCGGGGGCTTCGTGCTCACGCGCGGGCCGCTCACGCGCCTGGTGCCGGTGCAGAACGCGGCCATGCCCGACCGCACCGTGATCGAGTGGGACAAGGACGACCTCGACGCGCTGGGCCTGCTCAAGGTCGACGTGCTCGCGCTCGGCATGCTCACCGCCATCCGCAAGGCGCTCGAGCTGATCGGTCAGCGCCTGGGCCGGCCCTTCGGCATGCCCGACGTGCCCCGGGAAGACGCGGCCACCTACGACATGGTCTGCGAGGCCGACACCGTGGGCGTGTTCCAGATCGAAAGCCGCGCGCAGATGAGCATGCTGCCGCGCCTGCGGCCGCGCCGCTTCTACGACCTGGTGATCGAGGTGGCGCTGGTGCGGCCCGGCCCGATCCAGGGCGGAGCGGTGCACCCCTACCTGAACCGGCGCCAGGGCAAGGAGCCCGTGGTCTACCCACCGGCCCTGCACGACGCGCTGGAACGCACGCTGGGCGTGCCCGTGTTCCAGGAGCAGTGCATGCAGATCGCCATGATCGCCGCGGGCTTCACGCCCGACGAGGCCGATGGTCTGCGCCGCGCAATGGCGGCCTGGAAGCGCAAGGGCAACCTGGGCCGCTACGAGCAGCGGCTGCTGCAGGGCATGGCCGATCGCGGCTACGACCCGGCGTTCGCGCGTGGCGTGGTCGAGCAGGTGAAGGGCTTTTCGAGCTACGGTTTTCCCGAGAGCCATGCCGCGAGCTTTGCCAAGCTGGTCTACGTGAGCTGCTGGATCAAGCGCCACCACCCCGATGTGTTCCTGGTGGCTTTGCTCAACAGCCAGCCCCTGGGCTTCTACACGCCGAACCAGTTGATGCAGGACGCGCGCCGCCACGGGGTGGAGGTGTTGCCGGTGGACGTGTCGCACAGCGACTGGGACGCAGCGCTCGCCCCCCCGACCCAGGCGGCCGGCCCCCTGCGAGCCGTGCGCCTGGGGCTAGGTCTCGTGGACGGTTTGTCGGCGGCGGCCGGGCAGCGCATCGTGGCCGCGCGCAGCGCGCGGGCTTTCGACGACGTGGCCGATCTGGCGCGGCGCGCGCGGCTGGGGCGGCGGGAGCTGGCGCAGTTGGCCGCGGCCGATGCGCTGGCTTCGCTCAGTGGGCACCGGCGCCAGCAGGTGTGGGACGCGGTGGCGCTGCAAGCGGTGCCCGCCTTGCTGGCCGAGGCGCCGGTGCACGAAGCGCCGCTGGCGCTGCCCGAGGCGCCCGAGGGCGAGGCCGTTGCCTGGGACTACATGAGCCTGGGCCTCACGCTGAGGCGCCACCCGCTGGCCTTGTTGCGTCCGGTGCTCGAACGCCGCCGCCTGCTCAGCGCGGCCGATCTGCAGGCCGCGCCCGACCGCCGGCTTGTGCGCTGCGCGGGCATCGTCACGCTGCGCCAGCAGCCCGAGACCGCCAGTGGCGTGGTCTTCGTGAGCCTGGAGGACGAGACCGGTGTGGTGCAGGTCATCGTGTGGCGGCGCATCCGCGAGCGCTTTCGCCAGGTGCTGTTGCACGCGCGCCTGCTCGCGGTGTATGGGCACTGGCAGCGCGAGGGCCCGGTGGGCAACCTGATCGCAGGTTACCTGGAAGACCTCACGCCCCTGCTCGGGCAACTGGCCACGGGCAGGAGCCGGGACTTTCATTGAGGGGGTCAGGCGGCCGCAGGCATGGTGGGCCCAGGATCGGCGGCTTGCAGCCGCTCGATCACCTGGGCCATTTCCCCCAGGCGCCGCTGCATGCGCGAGGCCTGCTTGAGGCCATGCATGGTGTCGGTCAGGCCACTGACGAGATCCTTGGTGGTCTGCAAAACCTGTTGGCTCTGCGGTTCGACGGGGCTCAGGCCCAGTTGCTTGAGCAGGGCACCCGCCAGCAAGGGGTCGGCATCCAGCGCTTCCAGCACGCGCTTGGGCGTGCCCAAGGGGTTGCGCACCGGCACGCCCTTGCGCGCCAGCGCCCGGCCCACGCGGTCGCGGCGGGTTTCGCCCAGCGCCTTCATGGCGGTTTCCAGGCGCCCGAGCCATTGGACCGCGGGCGGCTCGGAGGGCACCTGGTCTTCCCGGTCAGAGTCGGTCGCAAGGCTGATGTCGTCGGACGTTTCTGTGGCTTCCGACGTTGACGACGTTGCCCAGGCTTCTTCCACTTCCGAGGCGTCCGAGGCTTTCGAGGCGACAGGTGCGCTGGGTGCGTCGGTGTACCAATGGCGGCCAAAAGCGCGGGCGGCGAACTGGTGTGTCAGCTTCACGTGATCCGCGGGGGGGCAATGGGGGGCGAGGCTGTCGATCAAGGACAGCGGGATGCCCAGCACCGCGGCCCAGCGCACCATGCGGGCCGGCGAGGGGTAGCCGGGGCATGGGTGGTGGTGGGCGCCCTGGCGCAGTCCTTCGGCCACGTAGGTGCTGACGACGTAGGGGTTGTGGGCCAGGCGTCGGGCCTTCGACAGGCCCAGGTCTTGGCACATGTGGTCGCGGTCCTCGTCGCTGGCGTTCATGAACGCGTGAAGCGGTTTTCCCGCGGCCTGCAGCGCCTGCAGCAAGCGCAGGGCGTCCTTGTGTTCGCGGCGGGCTTGCTTGTCCAGGCTCCAGTCGCGCTTTTTCAGGTAGCTGATGCCCCCGAGCAGGGGAAGCACCGCGGTCGACGCCACGGCGCCCACCACCCCCAGCGCCACGCCGCCCGTGCTGACGGAAACGCCCGTGACGCCCATCACCCCCACGGCAAACATGGCACTCAGGTTCGCGGGCGTGCCGACCGACAGCCCAGCCGTTGCACTGAAGCCGCGGAAGCGCGCGAGCCACTGCTTGATCTTGCGCGTCTTCTCGTCGGTGAGGTGCCGGTTCAGGGCGGCGTGCATCACCGTGCGGGTCAGGTGCGCTTCGTGTGGCCTTGCCCGGTCCGCGCCGGCGAGTTCGCCCGCGATCCGCTCCAGGCTTTCCAGGCGTGAGGCCTTGTCGAGCGCCAGGTCGTGGTGGCTGCGTTTGACGTCCTTGAGGTCGAGCATGCCCTGCAACACGGCCATGGGCAGCAACAAGCCGGCCACGCCGGTCAGGGCGCCGGGCGCCTGGGCCAGCAGGCTCGCGTGCGCGCTGAGCAACAGCAGCGGTTGTGCGCCCGCCAGGTGAACGTCGCGCCAGAACTTGGCCTCGTGCTGGCCGATGCCGCCCAGGGGGTCGTTGCCCCCGAGCTTGTCGGTGCGGGTTTGCAGCCCCTTGAGCAGCGTGAGCACTTGGGCAAAGGTCGGGTTGCTCTTGTGCTGCGGGTCACATTCTCTGGCAGCGCTGTCTTGTTCTTCTTGCGCTTCCTGCCTCGCCCTGAGTCGCTTGACCAGGGGTACGAGCCGCACCCACTCGCTGTGCCCCACACGCCAGCGCTGCCAGGGGCCTTTGCCGTGCAAACGTGCCTTGGGCATCGCCTCGAGCGTGTCTCGCAATATGGACGCGGTTTGCAGGGCGTCACCCAGTGCCTGCCGCACGAGACCGTTGTCGGCTTCGAGAGAGTCGCTTGTCTGCATCAGCTCGGCGATGGCGGTGTCGGTGTCCACCAGCATCCTTTGGAGTTCGCGCCGCGTCGCCCAGACCGCGGCCACATCCTTGTGCACATAAAGCTTTTCGAAGCTCGCCGACAGGCCGTGCAGCAAGCCGAGCACTTCGCGTGCCGCGCTGATGAGCATGCGTTGGGCGTCGGGGTCTTCGTTCCTCGCCAGCCGCTGTTGCGCATCCGTCAGAATCTTGATGCAGTCGACGCGCATCTTCATGCAGTGCACGTGCTGTTTGTGGGCGTCGACCACGCCCATGCCCGTGGCATACATGTCGTACATGCTGCCGATGGTGGTGAAGCACATGAGGATCTTCGACGCATCGAAAGCAAAAGCGACGCCCTTGCACGCCAGCGCTGCCGCGAGACCGCCGTAGGCCGCGCTCGCGCTGGATGAGGCCAGCAGGCCGCTGGTTGGCGCGGCCTGGCTCAGGGCCATCGAGCGCTCGGGCGTGACACCATCGTGCGTGCCGCCTTCGGGCCCCGAACCGGCCCGCATGAACAGCGTCCCGCTTTCGAAGCGGAACGAGGGAGCGCCGCGGGCGGCGTCGTCGCGCCGCTGCACCGCTTGCGCCGCCTCGCAGACCCTGCGCGGCGGTGGGGCGTGTTCGCTTCGGCGGCCGGCCCCGTGTTGCGGTGGCGACGGCAGCAAGTCGGATGACTCAGAGCAGGATGAGTCCAGGGGAATCAGGGCATAGCTCGCGTTTCTGCTCAGGCTTTTCGGCGTACACATCAATGACCTCCTAGGTGGATTCAGCTCAACTCGTTGTTCGCGATCGATGCGCTGCCGCTGCGTGCCGGGCGTGCCGCCAGGGCCAGCAGCCCTTGGGCGCACACCTGGCACCAGGCGTCCTGAACCGCATCGACGAGGTCGTGCAGTTGTTCGGTCAGGGTGTCGAGCGGCGTGTCGGGTTCGAGCGGCCAGTCGCTGTGGCACACCACGGTGCCGTCGGCCGCGAGCGCGAACTGCAGGTGCTGCAGGTCGTAGGGGCGTTCAAAGTGCCAGCGCAGCAACTCGCGGTGCAGCGTGGCGTCGGTCAGGCTCTCGGGGGGATCGGCGAGCACCACGTCGATCCGCAGGCGTTGATCCTCTTCGTCGAGGGACACCAGCACCCACAGGTCATCGACGAGGATCAGGTGGGCGGCGCTGTCAGCAGCCAGTACCCCGGCGCCCGCCAGGGCCGCGTCGTCGTGAAGGCTTTGGAGCCATCCGCCCAGTTCGAATCGATCCATCGATGCGCACCTCGCTTGAAGACATGCTGTGTACTTCGCGCGAATGTGTGAACGGGCGCAACGTCAAGGTTCCGTCAATCGGCCGTCAGCCGTTTGGTGATATGCCGCCAGTGTGCTTCGCTCACCGGCGTGATGGACAGCCGGCTGCCGCGCTGGAGCAGCAGCATGCCGTCGAGCGCGGGATCGGCGCGCAAGGCCGGCAGGCCGAGCAGGGGCGTCTTGCGCAGGGCCTGCACGTCCACCAGTTGCCAGCGCGGCGCGTCGCGTCGGGATGCCGGGTCGAAGTAGGGCGAGTCGGGATCGAACTGGGTGGGGTCGGCGTAGGGCGCCGATGCCACGCGGGCCAGCCCCGCGATGCCGGGCTCGGGGCAGCTGGAATGGTAGAACAGCACGCCGTCGCCGATGCGCATGGTGTCGCGCATGAAGTTGCGGGCCCGGTAGTTGCGCACACCGGTCCAGGGCACGGTGGCGCCGGGCGCGGCCAGCGCGTCATCGATCGAACATTCGTCGGGCTCGGATTTCATCAGCCAGTACTGCACCACCGTCAGGCTCCTGTCGAAGGGCTGTTGCCGGTGCCCGTGCGCAGGCACCACAGGCAGGCGAGCGCACTGGCCACGATCGCGCCCGACACCCACAAGGCGCCGGCGCCCCAGCGCTCCACCAGCGTCCCGAAGGCCAGCGGCGAGAATGCCTGGGCGATCCGCGAGGGCGCCACGATCCAGCCCTGGCGCCGACCGTAGCCCACCGGGCCGTAAAACGCCAGGGGCAGGGTGCCCTTGGCGATGGTGAGCATGCCGTTGCCCATGCCGTGCAACAGGGCGAACACCGGGGCGGCCGCTGCGCCCAGCGCCATCCACACCAGCACCCCCACGGGGTGCAGCGCCGCGGCCAGCCGCGCCGACCACAGGGGGTGGAAGCGGCGCAGGCCGCCGAACTCCAGCAGGCGGCCCGCCACCTGCGCCGGCCCCACCAGCGCTCCGACGGCGAGTGCGCCGGCCAGCGACAGGCCGCTGGCCATCAGCAGATCGGGCAGGTGGGCGGCGAGCGCGCTGCTCACGAACCAGGTGGCTGCGAACACGTAGGCCAGCACCCAGGCCACGTGGCGCGGCGGCTCCGACGGCGCGGCCGCGCTGTGCGGCGCCAGCGCTTCGGGCGGCGGCAGCGCCTCGGTGCGCGGCAGGCTGGCATTGAGCGGCAGACCGAGCAGCAGGTGCAGGGCGGCCCAGCCCAGACAGGCACCGCGCCAGCCGAACTGCGCCTCCATCCACGCCGACAGCGGCCAGCCCACGGTGCTGGCCAGGCCCGCGAGCAAGGTGATGCCCGTGATGGCGCCGCGGGCGTCGCGGCCCTGCAGGCGCACCAGCGTGGCGAAGGCGGCCTCGTACAGGCCGGCGCCCATGGCCAGCCCCACCACCGTCCAGGCCAGGTACAGCGACACCGGGCCCTGCGCGAGCGCGAGCAGGCCCAGGCCGAGGGCGAACAGGCCGCTGGTGGCCATGAGCACCGGCCGGCCGCCGAGCCGGTCGATGCGGCGACCCGCCGACGGGCCGATGGCCGCGGACAGCAGCAGCGCCAGGGAGAAGGCCAGCCACACCGAGGCGAGCGGCACGCCGGTGGCCTCGGCCATGGGCCGCGCGAGGATGGCGGGCAGGTAGTAGCTGGAGGCCCAGGCCAGCGTCTGGGCCGTTCCCAGGCGCAGCACCAGCGACGTGTTGCTGCGCATGCCGGCCGGCCTCAGAGGATGTCGATCACGTGAAAGCCGAAGCGCCCCGCACGGCGGTCGGCGAAGTGGTGCTGCAGCGTTTCGCGCACCGTGCGGAAGGCGATCTCGTCCCAGGGGATCTCGTCTTCGTGGAACAGGCGCGCCTCAATGGTCTCGTGGCCCGGGTTGAACCGGTCGCTGAGCAGGCGTGCGCGGTAGAACAGGTGCACCTGGCCCACGCGCGGCACGTTCATGAGCGTGAACAGCTCGCCGAGTTCGATCTGCGCGCCGGCTTCTTCGTCGGTTTCGCGGCGCGCCCCTTCGGCGGTGGTTTCGCCCAGCTCCATGAAGCCCGCAGGCAGCGTCCATTTGCCCCAGCGCGGCTCGATGTTGCGCTTGCACAGCAGCACCTGGGCGCCGTCTTCGCCCCACACGGGCACAGTGCCCACCACGTTGAGCGGGTTGTCGTAGTGCACCGTGCCGCAGGCGGGGCAGACCGCGCGTTCGCGCGTGTCGCCGTCGTCGGGCAGGCGCATCAGCACGGCGGTGCCGCAGTTGCGGCAGAACTTGGCGGGCGGACGCAGCATCGCGGCAGTTTAGTGGGACTCGGACGCAAAAAAGGCCGGGGAGCCCCCGGCCTTCGCTCGGTCAATGGGCTTTACGCCTTCTTGCCGTGTTTTTCGATCAGCGCCTTGGCGCCTTCGAACAGCTTCTTGCCGTCGTGGCCGCGCTTGTCCATCTCCTGCATCCACTCCACCTCGACCAGGCGGGCCTTGCGCTTGAATTCCTGCGCGTCGGCGGCGGAGATCTTGTGGATGGTGTTGCCCTGGTCGACCGCCGACTTGCGGCCGGCCGCGTCACCGGCCTGCTGGGTCTTGCCCAGCCAGCCCGAGGTCTCGATGCCCGAGTTCTTGTCGATCACGGCCTTGAGGTCGGGCGGCAGGCTGTTGTACTTGGCCTTGTTCATGGCCATCACGAAGGTCGTGGTGTACAGGGCGCCGCCGGCGGGGTCGAACTCGCTGTGGAACTTGGTGAGCTCGTGCACCTTCACCGAAGGCACCACCTCCCAGGGGATCACGCAGCCGTCGATCACGCCCTTGGAGAGCGAGTCGGGGATCTGCGGCAGCGGCATGCCCACGGGCGTGGCGCCGAGGTAGCCGAGCATCTTGGTGATCTGGCGCGTGGGGCCGCGCACCTTGGAGCCGCGCAGGTCGTCGGCGGTCTTCACGAGCTTGTTGCGCATGTGGAACATGCCCGGGCCGTGCACCTGCAGCGCGAGCACCTGGGTCTCCTTGAATTCGTCCACGGCCAGGGTCTGCACGTACTCCCAGTAGGCCTTGGAGGTGGCTTCGGCGTTGTTCATCATGAACGGCAGTTCGAACACCTCGATGCGCGGGAAGCGGCCCGGGGTGTTGCCCGGCAGGGTCCAGACGATGTCCACCACGCCGTCGCGGGCCTGGTCGTACAGCTGCACCGGCGTACCGCCGAGCTGCATCGCGGGGTAGCCCTCGAACTTGATGCGGCCGCCCGAGTCCTTCTCGACCTTGTCCATCCACGCCTTGTGCATGTTGATGTACACGTTCGATTGCGGCGCCATGAAGGTGTGGAACTTCAGGGTGACGCTTTGCTGCGCGAAGCCGGTGAGCGCGGGTGCGCCCAGGGCCATGGCCGCACCGGACTGGAGCAGGGTTCTGCGTTGGATCATGGTGGAGGGTCTCCGTGGTGTTGAACTTGTTTGAAGCCTAAAGCGAGAGACGGGCGCGGTGTGAGAGGTCAAACCCGAAGGCGGGCGTGCATGCCTCAGGCCACGCGCACCGAGATGGGGACCAGGCCGTCGACACCGCCGGTGAGGGTGTCGCCGCTGACCACCGCGTTCACCCCTTCGGGCGTGCCGGTGTAGATCAGGTCACCGGGCTGCAATGCCCAGGCCGCGGACAGGTGCTCGATGGTCTCGGCGATGTTCCAGATCAGCTTGTTGATGTGGCTGCGCTGGCGGTCGGCGCCGTTCACCTGCAGCCAGATCGCGGCGTTCACGATGTCGCCGGCCTCGCTGGCGGGCGTGATCGGGCCGATCGGGGCGGACTCGTCGAAGGCCTTGCCGATGCACCAGGGCCGGCCCTGCTTCTTCATGTCGTTCTGCAGGTCGCGGCGCGTCATGTCCAGGCCCACGGCGTAACCGTACACGTGCTTGAACGCGTCGGCGGCCTGGATGCCACGGCCGCCGGTGCCGATGGCCACCACGAGCTCGATCTCGTGGTGCAGGTTCTTCGTGAGCGGGGGGTAGGCGATGGTCGCGGTCTGGCCGGCCTCGGCCACCACCAGCGCGTCGGCGGGCTTGAGGAAGAAGAAGGGCGGTTCACGGCCGGTGAAGCCCATCTCTTTCGCATGCTCCTCGTAGTTGCGGCCGACGCAGTAGATGCGGTGCACGGGGAAGCGTTCGCCACGGCCCACAACGGGCACGGACACGGTGGGGGGTGGGGTGAAAAGGTAGGTCATGGGCGGAGTGTGCCACCGGCCGTGCGCCGGCCGTCAGTACTGCGTGGCCGGCAGGTGCACCACCAGGCCATCGAGGTCGGGCGTGAGCACGATCTGGCACGACAGCCGGCTGTTGGGCTTCACCGGCGCGGCCGCGAAATCGAGCATGTCGGTTTCGTCGGCCACGGGGGCGGGCAGGCGCGCGGCCCAGGCCTCGTCCACGTACACGTGGCAGGTGGCGCAGGTGAGGGTGCCGCCGCAGTCGGCGGCGATCTGGTCGACGCCGGCGTCGACCGCGGCTTTCATGAGGCTCTGGCCCGGGGCGCAGCGCAGCTCGCGCGTGCGCTGGTCGGCGGTGACGAGGTGGAGGGTGATCATGGTTGTGGGCTTCGGTGGCGGGGTCAGTAGCGCGCGAAGTACTCGCGGCGCTCGAAGTCGGTCTTGTCCTCGGCCGCGGTGTGGCGGTCGAGCTCCTGCTGTTTGATCCGGCAGAAGTGGTTCACCACGGCGGGGCCCAGCGCGTGGGTGAGCACCGTGTCGCTGCGCAGCGCGGCCAGCGCATCGCCGAGGTTGTTCGGAATGCGTTCGCTGCCCTCGGCATAGGGCGCTTCGGTGCCTGGGGGCGCGGCGAGCCGGCGCTGCAGGCCGTCGAGCCCCGCGTGGATCTGCCCCGCCATGCACAGGTACGGGTTGGCCGCGGGTTCGCCCAGGCGGTTCTCGATGCGCGTGGCGGCGTCCCCCGCGCTGCCCACCACGCGCAGCATGGCGCCGCGGTTGTCGCGGCCCCAGAGAATGGCCTGGGGCGCGAGCGCGTTGGGCCGAAAGCGGCCGAAGCCGTTCACCGTGGGCGTGCACAGCGGCGTGAGCGCGCGCGCGTGTTCGAGCAGGCCCGCGAGCCAGTGCGCGCCGGTGTCGCTGAGCGTGTGCAGCGCGTCGCGCGGCGTGGTGCCCGGGGCCGGGGTGTCGCGCTGGAACACGTTGCGGCCGCTGGCCAGATCGATCACCGACTGGTGCAGGTGCCAGCCGCTGGACATGATGTTCGGGAACGGCGGTCTGCACATGAAGGTGGCGTGGTAGCCGGCGCGGCGCAGCGCCTGCTTCACGCCGTTGCGCAGCAGCACCATCTGGTCGGCCGCGGTGAGCGCGTCGGTGGCGTCGAACACCGCCTCGACCTGGCTCGGGCCGAGCTCGATCTCGAGCGACTGCAGCGGCAGGCCCAGGCCGAGCGCGGTGCGCTCGACGATGCGCAGCGGCTCGTCGGCGAGGTCGATCAGCGCCTCGCCCTGCAACTGGTAGCCCGGGTGCACCATCTGCACCGCGGGCGGCTCGCCCGGCCAGGCCGCGCGCTCGGGGTCGAGCTGCGGCGTGGGGTCGGTGAGGCGGTAGATGTGGAACTCGACCTCGAGCCCGGTCTTGTAGCCCAGGCCGTGCCGTGCGAGCGCGGCCAGCGCGGTCTGCAGCACGCGGCGGCTGTCCAGGGCCACCGGTGTGCCGTCGGCGTGCCAGGGCTGGCAGCGCAGCCAGCCGGTGCCGGGCGCCCAGGGCAGCTCGACGAAGCTCTCGGGATCGGGCAGCACCATGAGGTTGGCCGCGCCCGCGAAGCCGGGCAGGTCGTCGGTGCCACCGGGCTCGAACACCTTCCACGCGGTCTTGTCGGCGGTGTCCTTGAGCATCAGCGTGCCCACCATGCCCACGCCATCGCGCAGTGCGCGGATCGCCGCGTGCGGCATCAGCGTCTTGCCGCGCAGCAGGCCATGCGCATCGCACCAGCCCAGGCGCACGCGCTGGATGCCTCGCTCCTCGATCAGGCGCGCCAGGCGCAGGCACGCGGCTTCGCGTGCGGCGTCGTGCACGCCGCAGGTGTGCGCAAAGCTCATTTCGCGCCCAGGGCTGCGGCGGCGTCGGCCAGCGCTTTGGCTTCGGCCGTCCAGGGCGCGCGCTCGCGGCGCTCGCGCACCGCGGTCTGCCACCAGGTCTGCCAATCGCCCGTGGGCGCGAAGCCGTCGATGGTGTCGGGGCCGTGGATCTCGGCGTGTCGGGCCGGATCGGCGATGCCCGGTGCGCTGCCGCCTTGCTCCACCGCGTCGATGGCCTGCTGCAGCAGGCGGCGGTGCGCCATGATGACCTTGTCGCTCGTGCCCAGGTGTTCGCGCGTGCGGTCCTGGATGGCGCCCATGCTTTCGCAGGCCCACTGGTCGTGCACGTTGATGTCGTCCTCGCCCATGCCCAGGTAGGTGCGCTCCACCTGCTCCTGCGGGTTGAAGCCCCAGTGGTTGTGGCGGCCCAT
This is a stretch of genomic DNA from Hydrogenophaga crocea. It encodes these proteins:
- a CDS encoding error-prone DNA polymerase; translated protein: MDAPATLPAYAELCCLSNFSFLQGASHPEELVARAHELGYSALAITDDCTLAGVVRAHVAAKERGLPLLIGSRFEVDDPVHGRFALVLLATSREAYGHLCEFITRLRRRSPKGTYRLAPHDIDGAALPECLAIAMPARHAPQSACDAIARWLLQHFIGRCWLGVVQRRALDDELHLHRLRESGRLCAVPLVAVGDARLHRRSRKPLHDVLTATRVGRPLRDCGFELAESAEQRLRSRLLLSQRFPPELLAETLQVAARCRFSLDELRYQYPDEVVPPGHTPASWLRQLVREGMAWRWPEGVPPRWERQIEHELALITELRYEHYFLTVHDVVAFARRENILCQGRGSAANSVVCFCLGITEVNPGEMSMLFERFISRERREPPDIDVDFEHQRREEVIQYLYRKYGRDRAALTATVISYRPRSALRDVAKALGVDLGVIQALNKGVRWWEGEGIAPERLIEVGLDPASLQVRQLVELATELMGFPRHLSQHTGGFVLTRGPLTRLVPVQNAAMPDRTVIEWDKDDLDALGLLKVDVLALGMLTAIRKALELIGQRLGRPFGMPDVPREDAATYDMVCEADTVGVFQIESRAQMSMLPRLRPRRFYDLVIEVALVRPGPIQGGAVHPYLNRRQGKEPVVYPPALHDALERTLGVPVFQEQCMQIAMIAAGFTPDEADGLRRAMAAWKRKGNLGRYEQRLLQGMADRGYDPAFARGVVEQVKGFSSYGFPESHAASFAKLVYVSCWIKRHHPDVFLVALLNSQPLGFYTPNQLMQDARRHGVEVLPVDVSHSDWDAALAPPTQAAGPLRAVRLGLGLVDGLSAAAGQRIVAARSARAFDDVADLARRARLGRRELAQLAAADALASLSGHRRQQVWDAVALQAVPALLAEAPVHEAPLALPEAPEGEAVAWDYMSLGLTLRRHPLALLRPVLERRRLLSAADLQAAPDRRLVRCAGIVTLRQQPETASGVVFVSLEDETGVVQVIVWRRIRERFRQVLLHARLLAVYGHWQREGPVGNLIAGYLEDLTPLLGQLATGRSRDFH
- a CDS encoding MFS transporter; translated protein: MRSNTSLVLRLGTAQTLAWASSYYLPAILARPMAEATGVPLASVWLAFSLALLLSAAIGPSAGRRIDRLGGRPVLMATSGLFALGLGLLALAQGPVSLYLAWTVVGLAMGAGLYEAAFATLVRLQGRDARGAITGITLLAGLASTVGWPLSAWMEAQFGWRGACLGWAALHLLLGLPLNASLPRTEALPPPEALAPHSAAAPSEPPRHVAWVLAYVFAATWFVSSALAAHLPDLLMASGLSLAGALAVGALVGPAQVAGRLLEFGGLRRFHPLWSARLAAALHPVGVLVWMALGAAAAPVFALLHGMGNGMLTIAKGTLPLAFYGPVGYGRRQGWIVAPSRIAQAFSPLAFGTLVERWGAGALWVSGAIVASALACLWCLRTGTGNSPSTGA
- a CDS encoding NUDIX hydrolase; translated protein: MLRPPAKFCRNCGTAVLMRLPDDGDTRERAVCPACGTVHYDNPLNVVGTVPVWGEDGAQVLLCKRNIEPRWGKWTLPAGFMELGETTAEGARRETDEEAGAQIELGELFTLMNVPRVGQVHLFYRARLLSDRFNPGHETIEARLFHEDEIPWDEIAFRTVRETLQHHFADRRAGRFGFHVIDIL
- a CDS encoding fumarylacetoacetate hydrolase family protein; this encodes MTYLFTPPPTVSVPVVGRGERFPVHRIYCVGRNYEEHAKEMGFTGREPPFFFLKPADALVVAEAGQTATIAYPPLTKNLHHEIELVVAIGTGGRGIQAADAFKHVYGYAVGLDMTRRDLQNDMKKQGRPWCIGKAFDESAPIGPITPASEAGDIVNAAIWLQVNGADRQRSHINKLIWNIAETIEHLSAAWALQPGDLIYTGTPEGVNAVVSGDTLTGGVDGLVPISVRVA
- a CDS encoding EVE domain-containing protein — its product is MKSEPDECSIDDALAAPGATVPWTGVRNYRARNFMRDTMRIGDGVLFYHSSCPEPGIAGLARVASAPYADPTQFDPDSPYFDPASRRDAPRWQLVDVQALRKTPLLGLPALRADPALDGMLLLQRGSRLSITPVSEAHWRHITKRLTAD
- a CDS encoding 2Fe-2S iron-sulfur cluster-binding protein; translated protein: MITLHLVTADQRTRELRCAPGQSLMKAAVDAGVDQIAADCGGTLTCATCHVYVDEAWAARLPAPVADETDMLDFAAAPVKPNSRLSCQIVLTPDLDGLVVHLPATQY
- a CDS encoding TRAP transporter substrate-binding protein, coding for MIQRRTLLQSGAAMALGAPALTGFAQQSVTLKFHTFMAPQSNVYINMHKAWMDKVEKDSGGRIKFEGYPAMQLGGTPVQLYDQARDGVVDIVWTLPGNTPGRFPRIEVFELPFMMNNAEATSKAYWEYVQTLAVDEFKETQVLALQVHGPGMFHMRNKLVKTADDLRGSKVRGPTRQITKMLGYLGATPVGMPLPQIPDSLSKGVIDGCVIPWEVVPSVKVHELTKFHSEFDPAGGALYTTTFVMAMNKAKYNSLPPDLKAVIDKNSGIETSGWLGKTQQAGDAAGRKSAVDQGNTIHKISAADAQEFKRKARLVEVEWMQEMDKRGHDGKKLFEGAKALIEKHGKKA